The Variovorax sp. PMC12 genome segment AGGGTGTCGAACGAGCTCAGGCGGCGCTTCTGGTGCTGCCAGTCGGTGCGGCCGTTGTCGAGCCGGGTCTCGGTCTGCGCGGCGATGGCGCGCTGCTGCTCGATGGCGCCGTCTAGCGTACCGAGGAAGTTGCGGTAGTTGCGCCACTGCGAAGAGGGCAGGCCGCCGCGCATCAGCGCGTCGAGCTGGTCGTGGTAGTCCTGCCGGTACTGCAGCAGCAGTTCCAGCTTCTGGCTGGCGTTGAGGTGTGCGCTCTGCAGGGCGCCAAGGCGCCGCGCAGCATCGTCGGTCTGCGTGTGCGCCAAGTCGATCAGCATGCCGAGGGGGAGCTTGCGTGTCATGTCTGGAACTTC includes the following:
- the fliJ gene encoding flagellar export protein FliJ, which encodes MTRKLPLGMLIDLAHTQTDDAARRLGALQSAHLNASQKLELLLQYRQDYHDQLDALMRGGLPSSQWRNYRNFLGTLDGAIEQQRAIAAQTETRLDNGRTDWQHQKRRLSSFDTLAERVRMQELMAEAKREQRDSDERAARKFFDRASHPTL